One region of Salvia miltiorrhiza cultivar Shanhuang (shh) chromosome 3, IMPLAD_Smil_shh, whole genome shotgun sequence genomic DNA includes:
- the LOC131018580 gene encoding uncharacterized protein LOC131018580 gives MGGNIARKTAADLKEIFKTLAESSQQKSVRGRRVDASAVTNQFELQKQVADLVRQVEHLKMGKMENSPVQSSTSPNPAMQYVEPCGICGDSRPGFVQHYNQGQGYNQGQSYNQGQSRPQKYNQGQNVNNGWRGQQPCPPQQNFPQQYPPRYQQQGNFQPSQQHAQPQKSSLEDTLQAFMEISNGKLVDNQVEVPEPTRRPELIRPPVLTKPFTLSRSPALTSLAMPKSELPKSPLAKPVLPIPEMPKAPLAKLALPSPEMPKLPLEKSVLQSSTAQGSILPSSTLTSPYEEKGPEQKKKEGEKEDQPKDGVMEEGKEAKLHKSTTPYRPPIPFSGRLRNEKMDKQKVPAYVKFFKELVSNKRKFEDNEKVLVSEIANSIIQ, from the exons atgg gaggaaacatagctcggaagacagcGGCAGACCTGAAAGAGATCTTCAAGACATTggccgaaagctcccaacagaaatctgtccgtggaagaagagttgaTGCCAGCGCGGTGACAAATCagtttgagctgcagaagcaagtagccgaTCTTGTGAGACAAGTGGAGCATCTCaagatgggcaagatggaaaattctccagttcagagTTCAACCTCGCCGAATCCAGCCATGCAGTACGTAGAGCCgtgtggtatttgtggagat AGCAGACCTggattcgtgcaacactacaaTCAAGGGCAAGGCTATAATCAAGGACAGAGCTATAACCAAGGGCAGAGCAGACCGCAGAAGtataatcaagggcagaacgtcaataatggatggagaggtcagcagccCTGCCCACCGCAACAAAATTTTCCCCAACAATATCCACCGAGGTATCaacagcaagggaattttcagccttCGCAGCAACATGCTCAGCCCCAGAAgtcatcacttgaagatacGTTGCAAGCTTTTATGGAGATTAGCAA TGGTAAATTGGTAGACAATCAAGTGGAGGTACCAGAGCCGACTCGCAGGCCAGAGCTGATCCGACCGCCAGTTCTAACAAAGCCGTTCACTCTGTCACGATCACCAGCTCTGACGAGTTTAGCCATGCCAAAGTCAGAGCTTCCGAAATCACCTCTGGCGAAGCCAGTCCTGCCGATTCCAGAGATGCCGAAGGCACCTCTGGCGAAGCTAGCTCTGCCGAGTCCAGAGATGCCGAAGTTACCTCTGGAGAAGTCAGTTCTGCAGAGTTCCACCGCACAAGGTTCAATTCTGCCAAGTTCCACTCTGACGAGCCCTTATGAAGAAAAAGGACCAGAGCAGAAGAAaaaggaaggagagaaggaagaTCAGCCAAAAGACGGAGTGATGGAGGAAGGAAAAGAGGCCAAACTACACAAATCCACTACACCTTATCGGCCACCAATTCCTTTTTCGGGCAGATTGCGGAATGAAAAGATGGATaaaca aaaagtccCAGCGTATGTGAAGTTTTTTAAGGAGTTagtctccaacaagcggaagttcgAGGACAATGAGAAGGTTCTGGTCTCAGAAATTGCGAACTCGATCATACAGTAG